One Sinorhizobium mexicanum genomic region harbors:
- the dnaN gene encoding DNA polymerase III subunit beta, with protein MRITLERSNLLKSLNHVHRVVERRNTIPILSNVLLRSDGASLEMKATDLDLEITEATPAQVEQAGATTVPAHLLYDIVRKLPDGAEVLLATNAEGTAMTVASGRSKFSLQCLPQSDFPDLTAGSFSHSFRLKATDLKMLIDRTQFAISTEETRYYLNGIFMHTVENKGQLKLRAVATDGHRLARADVEAPAGSEGMPGIIIPRKTVSELQKLLDNPDIVVTVEVSDAKIRLTIGSIIMTSKLIDGTFPDYQRVIPANNEKELRVDCQSFAQAVDRVSTISSERGRAVKLALTEGQMTLTVNNPDSGSATEELPVGYENDPLEIGFNAKYLLDITSQLTGNDAVFMLADPGSPTLVRDLAAEDALYVLMPMRV; from the coding sequence ATGCGCATTACTCTCGAGCGGTCCAATCTCCTGAAATCGCTGAACCATGTTCACCGCGTGGTCGAACGGCGAAACACGATCCCGATCCTCTCGAACGTGCTGCTGCGCTCCGATGGAGCGAGCCTCGAGATGAAGGCAACCGACCTCGATCTCGAGATCACCGAGGCGACGCCGGCGCAGGTGGAACAGGCGGGCGCCACCACCGTTCCGGCGCATCTCCTCTACGATATCGTCCGCAAGCTCCCGGACGGGGCGGAAGTGCTGCTTGCGACCAATGCCGAGGGCACGGCGATGACGGTTGCCTCCGGCCGCTCGAAGTTTTCGCTGCAGTGCCTGCCGCAATCGGATTTCCCGGATCTGACGGCCGGAAGCTTCTCGCATTCCTTCCGGCTGAAGGCGACGGACCTCAAGATGCTGATCGACCGGACGCAGTTCGCGATCTCGACGGAGGAGACCCGCTACTATCTCAACGGCATTTTCATGCACACGGTCGAGAACAAGGGACAGCTGAAGCTGCGCGCAGTTGCGACCGACGGCCATCGCCTTGCCCGCGCCGATGTCGAGGCTCCGGCGGGTTCCGAAGGCATGCCGGGCATCATCATTCCGCGCAAGACCGTCAGCGAGTTGCAGAAGCTGCTCGACAATCCCGACATCGTCGTCACGGTCGAGGTCTCGGACGCCAAGATCCGCTTGACGATCGGCTCGATCATCATGACCTCGAAACTGATCGATGGCACCTTCCCTGACTACCAGCGGGTGATCCCGGCCAATAACGAGAAGGAACTGCGCGTCGATTGCCAGTCCTTTGCCCAGGCCGTCGATCGCGTCTCGACCATTTCCTCCGAGCGCGGCCGCGCGGTGAAACTCGCGCTCACCGAAGGACAGATGACGCTGACCGTCAACAATCCGGATTCAGGCAGCGCTACGGAAGAGCTGCCGGTCGGCTATGAAAACGATCCTCTGGAAATCGGCTTCAATGCCAAATACCTGCTCGATATCACATCCCAGCTCACCGGGAACGATGCGGTCTTCATGCTTGCCGATCCCGGCTCGCCGACGCTGGTGCGTGACCTTGCCGCCGAGGACGCGCTCTATGTCCTCATGCCGATGCGCGTGTAA
- the pmtA gene encoding phospholipid N-methyltransferase PmtA produces MSLRLKVKERFGRKFDEEIRFFKGWMNNTRAVGAILPTSSITARRMASVVNPHSGLPVLELGPGTGVITKAILERGIAPAKLVSVEYSTDFFNQLKARFAGVQFINGDAFDLEHTLGSLKDRQFDSVVSAVPLLNFPMHRRVELIEDLLSRIPVGRPVVQISYGALSPVVAMPDRYSIQHLDFVVRNIPPAQLWVYRKAH; encoded by the coding sequence ATGAGTTTGCGCTTGAAGGTGAAGGAAAGGTTCGGTCGGAAGTTCGACGAGGAGATCCGCTTCTTCAAGGGTTGGATGAACAACACCCGTGCCGTTGGAGCGATCCTGCCAACGTCCTCGATCACGGCGCGACGGATGGCGAGCGTGGTCAATCCGCACTCGGGCCTTCCGGTGCTCGAACTCGGCCCCGGGACCGGCGTGATCACCAAGGCGATCCTGGAGCGCGGCATCGCGCCGGCAAAACTGGTCTCCGTCGAATATTCGACCGATTTCTTCAACCAACTGAAGGCCCGGTTCGCCGGCGTGCAGTTCATCAACGGCGACGCGTTCGACCTCGAACACACCCTCGGATCGCTGAAGGACCGGCAGTTCGACAGTGTCGTGTCCGCGGTGCCGCTGTTGAATTTTCCAATGCACCGCCGGGTAGAACTCATCGAAGACCTGCTTTCGCGCATCCCGGTCGGACGGCCCGTCGTGCAGATTTCCTATGGGGCGCTCTCGCCGGTCGTCGCCATGCCCGATCGTTACAGCATCCAGCATCTCGACTTCGTCGTGCGCAACATTCCGCCCGCTCAGCTCTGGGTCTATCGCAAGGCGCACTGA
- the rsmI gene encoding 16S rRNA (cytidine(1402)-2'-O)-methyltransferase, translating to MAAAADREKQRGYRLHNATIPARPLEPALYLVATPIGNLADITLRALETLAGADVLACEDTRVTRVLLDRYGIVNRPFAYHEHNADEAGPRLLSALAEGKSVALVSDAGTPLVSDPGYRLAQHAIEAGHRVVPIPGPSAPLAALVGSGLPSDAFLFAGFLPVKDKAKRDRISELAAVPATLLFFESPHRIAATVAAAADVLGSERKAAVCRELTKTFEEFRRGTLGELRAFYADGANVKGEIVLVVGPPDAKPVPKETDVDALLSALAQDMPMGKAATEAARRTGLPRKALYDRLLARKERDEG from the coding sequence ATGGCCGCAGCGGCGGATAGGGAGAAACAGCGCGGCTACCGGCTGCACAATGCGACCATACCGGCCCGCCCGCTGGAGCCGGCGCTCTATCTCGTCGCAACGCCGATCGGCAATCTCGCCGATATCACTCTCAGGGCCCTGGAGACGCTCGCAGGCGCCGACGTTCTCGCCTGCGAGGACACGCGTGTCACCCGCGTGCTGCTCGATCGCTACGGCATCGTCAATCGTCCCTTCGCCTATCACGAACACAATGCCGACGAGGCCGGCCCGCGGCTGCTTTCGGCGCTCGCCGAGGGCAAGTCGGTGGCGCTCGTTTCCGATGCCGGCACGCCGCTTGTCTCCGATCCCGGCTATCGCCTGGCGCAGCACGCGATTGAGGCCGGCCACCGCGTCGTGCCGATCCCCGGTCCTTCCGCGCCGCTTGCGGCCCTTGTCGGCTCGGGGCTTCCGAGCGATGCTTTCCTTTTTGCCGGCTTCCTGCCGGTGAAGGACAAGGCGAAGCGTGATCGCATCAGCGAGCTTGCCGCCGTGCCCGCGACGCTGCTCTTCTTCGAGTCGCCGCACCGGATCGCGGCAACGGTTGCCGCTGCTGCCGACGTGCTCGGCTCGGAAAGAAAAGCGGCCGTCTGCCGCGAGCTGACTAAGACCTTCGAGGAGTTCCGCCGCGGCACCCTCGGCGAACTCCGCGCCTTCTACGCCGATGGCGCGAACGTCAAGGGCGAAATCGTTCTTGTCGTCGGTCCGCCGGATGCGAAGCCGGTTCCAAAGGAGACGGATGTGGACGCTCTCTTGAGCGCGCTTGCGCAGGACATGCCGATGGGCAAGGCGGCGACCGAAGCTGCCCGGCGCACCGGCCTGCCCCGCAAGGCACTCTATGACCGGCTTCTCGCTCGCAAGGAACGCGATGAAGGTTGA
- a CDS encoding SDR family oxidoreductase, producing the protein MHVLILGAGYSGTAIARALAPAAQSVAGTTRSPERLADLAQAGIRPLLFDGTAISAELADAMHQATHLVQSIAPGRDGDPMFRPGVAPLPELLPNLRWIGYLSTVGVYGDHKGAWVAEDTPYKPVSQRSVERVEAENAWLAHGAQRGIPVAILRLAGIYGPGRNAFRNLAEGTARRLVKPNQVFNRIRVEDIGSAAAFLADRGMGGIFNVTDDEPAPPQDVVAEAARLMGVEPPPEIPFETAELSPMARSFYGENKRVSNARLRGTGFQFAFPNYRVSLAQLWETGTWRGK; encoded by the coding sequence ATGCATGTCCTGATTCTTGGCGCCGGCTATTCCGGTACGGCGATTGCAAGGGCACTGGCGCCTGCGGCCCAGTCCGTGGCCGGCACCACCCGTTCGCCCGAAAGGCTCGCCGATCTCGCGCAGGCCGGGATTCGTCCGCTCCTTTTCGATGGAACGGCGATATCCGCCGAGCTCGCGGACGCGATGCACCAGGCGACCCATCTCGTCCAGTCGATTGCCCCGGGCCGAGACGGCGACCCGATGTTTCGCCCCGGCGTCGCGCCCTTGCCCGAGCTTTTGCCGAATCTTCGCTGGATCGGCTATCTTTCCACCGTCGGCGTCTATGGCGACCACAAGGGTGCCTGGGTGGCGGAGGACACGCCCTACAAGCCTGTTTCCCAGCGCTCTGTCGAAAGGGTCGAGGCTGAGAATGCCTGGCTTGCCCACGGAGCCCAGCGCGGCATTCCCGTCGCTATCCTGCGCCTGGCCGGCATCTATGGCCCGGGCCGCAATGCCTTTCGCAACCTCGCCGAAGGCACGGCACGCAGGCTGGTAAAGCCCAACCAGGTCTTCAACCGCATTCGCGTCGAAGATATCGGATCGGCTGCCGCCTTCCTTGCCGACCGCGGCATGGGTGGGATCTTCAACGTCACCGACGATGAACCGGCCCCGCCGCAAGATGTGGTAGCGGAAGCCGCCCGGCTGATGGGCGTCGAGCCGCCACCGGAAATTCCCTTCGAGACCGCCGAACTGTCGCCAATGGCGCGCTCGTTCTACGGCGAGAACAAGCGCGTCTCGAACGCCCGCCTTCGCGGGACCGGCTTCCAATTCGCCTTCCCGAACTATCGCGTGTCGCTTGCACAGTTGTGGGAAACAGGTACCTGGCGCGGGAAGTAG
- a CDS encoding complex I NDUFA9 subunit family protein, which translates to MTLSNLPPLVTIFGGSGFVGRHVVRALAKRGYRIRVAVRRPDLAGHLQPLGNVGQISFVQANLRYRKSIDRAVEGADHVINCVGILFQSGRNTFDAVQDFGARAVAEAARAAGATLTHISAIGADTKSESSYARTKGRAEAAILETLPEAIILRPSIIFGPEDGFFNKFAEMSRFSPFLPLVGGGRTKFQPVYVTDVAEAVARAVDGKVEKGKIYELGGPQVLSFRECLELMLKTIDRKRRLVPLPFGVASLIGGVASMVPFITPPLTADQVVLLKSDNIVSAQAETEGRTLAGMGIEATMLESVLPSYLVRYRPHGQYQRGGRAA; encoded by the coding sequence ATGACCTTGTCCAACCTTCCGCCGCTGGTGACGATTTTCGGCGGATCCGGATTTGTCGGCCGTCATGTGGTGCGCGCGCTCGCCAAGCGCGGCTATCGCATTCGTGTCGCGGTCCGTCGTCCGGACCTCGCCGGCCATCTCCAGCCGCTCGGGAATGTCGGTCAGATTTCCTTCGTCCAGGCGAATCTGCGCTATCGCAAATCGATCGACCGCGCGGTCGAAGGCGCTGACCATGTGATCAACTGCGTCGGCATCCTGTTCCAGAGCGGCCGCAACACCTTCGACGCGGTTCAGGACTTCGGAGCGCGGGCAGTCGCCGAAGCGGCGCGCGCCGCCGGGGCGACACTGACCCATATCTCGGCGATCGGCGCCGACACCAAGTCCGAGTCGAGCTATGCACGCACCAAGGGCCGCGCCGAGGCAGCGATCCTCGAAACGCTTCCCGAAGCGATCATCCTGCGGCCTTCGATCATTTTCGGACCCGAGGACGGCTTCTTCAACAAGTTCGCCGAAATGTCCCGGTTTTCGCCATTCCTGCCGCTCGTAGGCGGCGGTCGCACGAAATTCCAGCCGGTCTATGTGACCGACGTTGCCGAAGCGGTCGCCCGCGCGGTCGACGGCAAGGTCGAGAAAGGCAAGATCTACGAGCTCGGCGGGCCACAGGTCCTGTCGTTCCGCGAATGTCTCGAGCTCATGCTGAAGACGATCGACCGCAAGCGCCGTCTCGTGCCGCTGCCGTTCGGCGTCGCTTCCCTCATCGGCGGCGTCGCTTCGATGGTGCCGTTCATCACGCCGCCGCTCACCGCGGACCAGGTAGTGTTGCTCAAATCCGACAATATCGTCTCCGCACAGGCCGAAACCGAGGGGCGGACGCTCGCCGGAATGGGCATCGAAGCGACGATGCTCGAATCGGTCCTGCCGAGCTACCTGGTGCGCTATCGCCCGCATGGGCAGTATCAGCGCGGCGGACGGGCGGCCTGA
- the queG gene encoding tRNA epoxyqueuosine(34) reductase QueG, which produces MPGDAVRAENQGRKRSTLTAFLKSEAADKGFDICRITRPDAIPEAPARLRQFLAEGAHGTMEWLAETAERRSDPRVLWSDVRSIVMFGMNYGPENDPRAILTKRDRGAISAYAQNRDYHDVVKGRLKEVATRFAARAGEDVKVFVDTAPVMEKPLSEKAGIGWQGKHTNLVSREYGSWLFLGSLFTTADLDLDEPERDHCGSCRACLDACPTDAFPAPYQIDARRCISYLTIEHKGPIEPELRPLIGNRIYGCDDCLAACPWNKFARSASEMKLRPRDDLKEPELNFLLTLDDAAFRAFFSGSPVKRIGRDRFVRNALIAAGNSGEKHLIPHCKALALDASPTVRAMAVWALSRLLPRDELAAFARQCEPESDNEVLSEWEMAGVSRCMS; this is translated from the coding sequence ATGCCTGGCGACGCCGTAAGAGCGGAGAACCAGGGCAGGAAGCGCAGCACGCTGACCGCGTTTTTGAAGAGCGAGGCGGCGGACAAGGGCTTCGATATCTGTCGCATCACGCGACCGGACGCCATTCCCGAGGCGCCGGCGCGGCTGAGACAGTTTCTGGCCGAAGGCGCCCACGGCACGATGGAGTGGCTCGCCGAAACCGCGGAACGCCGGTCCGATCCGCGGGTACTCTGGAGCGACGTCCGCTCGATCGTCATGTTCGGCATGAACTACGGCCCCGAGAACGATCCGCGCGCGATCCTCACCAAGCGGGACCGCGGGGCGATTTCTGCTTACGCCCAGAACCGCGACTATCACGATGTCGTCAAGGGGCGGCTCAAGGAGGTCGCGACGCGCTTTGCCGCCCGCGCCGGCGAGGACGTGAAAGTCTTCGTGGACACGGCCCCGGTCATGGAAAAGCCGCTCTCCGAGAAGGCCGGTATCGGCTGGCAGGGCAAGCACACCAATCTCGTCAGCCGCGAATATGGTTCGTGGCTGTTTCTCGGCAGCCTGTTCACGACCGCCGACCTCGATCTCGACGAGCCCGAGCGCGACCATTGCGGCTCCTGCCGCGCCTGTCTCGACGCCTGTCCGACCGACGCCTTTCCGGCGCCCTATCAGATCGATGCGCGGCGCTGCATTTCCTACCTGACGATCGAGCACAAAGGCCCGATCGAGCCCGAGCTCCGCCCTCTGATCGGTAACCGGATCTATGGCTGCGACGACTGTCTTGCGGCCTGTCCGTGGAACAAGTTCGCGCGTTCGGCCTCCGAAATGAAGCTCCGGCCGCGCGACGACCTGAAAGAGCCGGAGCTGAATTTCCTGCTGACCTTGGACGATGCGGCGTTCCGCGCCTTCTTCTCCGGTTCTCCGGTCAAACGGATCGGTCGCGATCGTTTCGTCAGAAACGCCTTGATCGCGGCCGGCAATTCCGGTGAAAAGCACCTGATACCGCATTGCAAGGCCTTGGCGCTCGACGCTTCACCAACGGTGAGGGCGATGGCCGTCTGGGCACTCTCGCGGCTATTGCCGCGCGACGAACTTGCCGCCTTCGCCAGGCAGTGTGAGCCGGAAAGCGACAACGAGGTTCTTTCGGAATGGGAAATGGCAGGAGTAAGCCGATGCATGTCCTGA
- a CDS encoding YraN family protein, with product MKVEPPDRRRLKALKRGHVAEYRAALCLILKGYRIVAMRYRTRLGEIDIIARRGDLVACVEVKARRGFDEAVFAVSDTAQRRIRAASDIWLARQADFHRLSVRYDIVAVTPWHWPRHLPDAF from the coding sequence ATGAAGGTTGAGCCGCCGGACCGTCGCAGGCTGAAGGCGTTGAAGCGCGGTCACGTCGCCGAATACCGCGCGGCGCTCTGCCTGATCCTCAAAGGCTATCGCATTGTGGCAATGCGTTACCGCACCAGGCTCGGCGAGATCGACATCATCGCCCGTCGAGGTGATCTCGTCGCCTGCGTCGAGGTGAAGGCTCGCCGCGGCTTTGACGAGGCGGTCTTCGCCGTCTCCGATACGGCGCAACGGCGGATCAGGGCCGCGAGCGATATCTGGCTGGCGCGCCAGGCGGATTTCCACCGTCTCTCCGTTCGCTACGATATTGTTGCCGTTACCCCTTGGCATTGGCCGCGACATCTGCCGGATGCATTTTGA
- a CDS encoding glutathione S-transferase family protein: MPTLYHHPMSSASRFVRLILSEYGYQTELSEEQPWENRRDFLALNPAGTLPVYVDDSMRALCGATIISEYLDETNGILKRDRRLLAEDPFQRAEIRRLTEWFLQKMEADVTRPLVRERIFKLQMTPDQGGGAPDSKILRTSRANIRQHMKYLSWLAGSRPWLAGDRISYADLAAAAAISVLDYLGEIDWSEAPTAKEWYQRLKSRPSFRPLLGERVRGVTPVSHYADLDF; encoded by the coding sequence ATGCCGACACTCTATCATCACCCCATGTCCTCCGCTTCCCGGTTCGTACGCCTCATTCTTTCGGAATACGGCTACCAGACCGAGCTCAGCGAGGAGCAGCCGTGGGAGAACCGGCGGGACTTTCTGGCCCTCAATCCGGCGGGCACGCTGCCCGTCTATGTCGACGACAGCATGCGGGCGCTCTGCGGCGCGACGATCATTTCGGAATATCTGGACGAAACGAACGGCATTCTGAAGCGCGATCGCCGGTTGCTTGCCGAGGATCCGTTCCAGCGGGCGGAGATTCGCCGGCTCACCGAATGGTTCCTGCAGAAGATGGAAGCCGATGTGACGCGCCCGCTGGTGCGCGAGCGCATCTTCAAGCTGCAGATGACCCCCGACCAGGGCGGTGGCGCGCCGGATTCGAAAATCCTGCGTACGTCGCGCGCCAATATCCGCCAGCACATGAAATATCTCTCCTGGCTCGCCGGCTCGCGCCCGTGGCTTGCGGGCGACCGCATCTCCTACGCCGATCTCGCCGCGGCCGCCGCAATCTCAGTGCTCGACTATCTCGGCGAGATCGACTGGTCCGAAGCGCCGACGGCGAAAGAGTGGTACCAGCGATTGAAATCCCGTCCGTCTTTCCGGCCGCTGCTCGGCGAGCGCGTGCGCGGCGTCACACCGGTCTCGCACTATGCGGACCTCGACTTCTGA
- the ugpB gene encoding sn-glycerol-3-phosphate ABC transporter substrate-binding protein UgpB: MIRNFITAGFMLALSASSSLAATEITWWHAMGAELGQKLESIATKFNESQTDYVVKPVYKGTYPETLTATIAAFRAGQQPAIVQVFEVGTGTMMAANGAVYPVYKLMADQGETFDPKSFIAPVVGYYTDTEGNILSMPFNSSTPILYYNKDVFKKAGLDPEVAPKTWAEVEDFSRKIVTSGAAKCGFTSAWITWIQTENLSAIHDQPFGTLENGFGGTGTEFTFNGPVQVKHWGNLKKWADEGLFQYGGPGGGDDAATKFYAQECAMTMNSSAGRAGVIKNAKDFTPGFAPLPYYDDVTKEPKNSIIGGATLWVLNGQSDDVYKGVAKFFTYLSQPELQADWHQFTGYLPITNAAYELGEKQGYYEKNPGSDIAIQQITRGTPSVNSKGVRFGNLTQARAILDEEFQALLAGTKTAQQALDSAVQRGNELLREFEAAN, encoded by the coding sequence ATGATCAGGAACTTCATCACTGCCGGTTTCATGCTGGCGCTTTCGGCATCCTCCTCGCTCGCAGCGACCGAAATCACTTGGTGGCATGCCATGGGCGCCGAGCTCGGGCAGAAGCTCGAGTCGATCGCTACGAAGTTCAATGAAAGCCAGACCGACTATGTTGTGAAGCCGGTCTACAAAGGGACTTATCCCGAGACGCTGACGGCGACGATCGCCGCCTTCCGCGCCGGCCAGCAACCGGCCATCGTGCAGGTCTTCGAAGTCGGCACGGGAACGATGATGGCTGCCAATGGTGCGGTCTATCCGGTCTACAAGCTGATGGCCGATCAGGGCGAGACCTTCGATCCCAAATCCTTCATCGCACCGGTCGTCGGTTATTATACCGATACCGAGGGCAACATCCTTTCGATGCCGTTCAACTCCTCGACGCCGATCCTTTACTACAACAAGGACGTGTTCAAGAAGGCCGGTCTCGACCCCGAAGTCGCCCCGAAGACCTGGGCCGAAGTCGAGGATTTCTCCCGCAAGATCGTCACCTCCGGCGCGGCGAAATGCGGCTTCACCAGCGCCTGGATCACCTGGATCCAGACAGAAAACCTCTCCGCCATCCACGACCAGCCGTTCGGCACGCTGGAAAACGGGTTCGGCGGCACCGGGACGGAATTCACCTTCAACGGCCCGGTCCAGGTCAAGCATTGGGGCAACCTGAAGAAATGGGCGGACGAAGGCCTCTTCCAGTACGGCGGCCCGGGCGGCGGTGATGATGCCGCCACGAAGTTCTACGCGCAGGAATGCGCCATGACGATGAATTCCTCGGCCGGCCGCGCCGGCGTCATCAAGAACGCCAAGGACTTCACGCCCGGTTTCGCGCCGCTTCCCTACTACGACGACGTGACGAAGGAGCCGAAGAATTCAATCATCGGCGGCGCGACGCTCTGGGTTCTGAACGGTCAGAGCGACGACGTCTACAAGGGGGTCGCGAAGTTCTTCACCTATCTGTCGCAGCCGGAGCTCCAGGCCGATTGGCATCAGTTCACGGGCTATCTGCCGATCACCAATGCAGCTTACGAGCTCGGCGAGAAGCAGGGCTACTACGAGAAGAACCCGGGGTCGGACATCGCGATCCAGCAGATCACCCGCGGCACGCCGTCGGTAAACTCGAAGGGCGTACGCTTCGGTAACCTCACGCAGGCACGCGCCATCCTCGACGAGGAGTTCCAGGCGCTGCTCGCCGGCACCAAGACCGCCCAGCAGGCGCTCGATTCCGCCGTCCAGCGCGGCAACGAACTTCTGCGCGAGTTCGAAGCGGCCAACTAA
- a CDS encoding undecaprenyl-diphosphate phosphatase, with product MADQSIISALVLGLVEGLTEFIPVSSTAHVLLAGHFLGFRSPGNTFAVLIQLGAILAILLVYFQRLLKIALALPSSALARRFVLSVLIAFLPAAVIGAAAHGFIKSVLFETPMLICIVLIVGGVILYAIDHLPLKPRYTDVMDYPPSLAFKIGLFQCLAMIPGTSRSGATIAGALLMGTDKRSAAEFSFFLAMPTMVGAFALDLYKNRDALSFDDMTLIAIGFIAAFVAAVFVVRSLLDFVSYRGFTPFAIWRILIGVAGLIGLWLLG from the coding sequence ATGGCGGATCAATCGATCATCAGCGCGCTCGTCCTCGGGCTTGTCGAGGGACTGACCGAGTTCATCCCTGTGTCGTCGACGGCGCATGTCCTTCTTGCCGGCCACTTCCTCGGCTTCAGGTCACCCGGAAATACCTTCGCCGTTCTCATACAGCTCGGCGCGATCCTGGCGATCCTGCTGGTCTATTTCCAGCGGCTGCTCAAGATCGCGCTCGCCTTGCCGTCGAGCGCCCTCGCACGTCGCTTCGTACTCTCGGTGCTCATCGCCTTTCTTCCGGCGGCCGTCATTGGTGCGGCGGCCCATGGCTTCATCAAGTCGGTGCTTTTTGAAACCCCGATGCTGATCTGTATCGTCTTGATCGTCGGCGGCGTCATCCTCTACGCGATCGACCATCTGCCGCTTAAACCCCGCTACACCGATGTGATGGACTATCCGCCGTCGCTCGCCTTCAAGATCGGCCTCTTTCAGTGCCTTGCGATGATACCAGGCACGTCGCGTTCGGGCGCCACGATTGCCGGTGCTTTGCTGATGGGAACCGACAAGCGTTCTGCAGCGGAGTTTTCCTTCTTTCTCGCCATGCCGACCATGGTCGGGGCCTTCGCCCTCGACCTCTACAAGAACCGCGATGCGCTGTCCTTCGATGACATGACGCTGATTGCGATCGGGTTCATCGCCGCGTTTGTGGCCGCGGTGTTTGTCGTGCGCTCGCTGCTCGATTTCGTCTCGTACCGCGGCTTCACGCCCTTCGCGATCTGGCGGATCCTCATCGGGGTCGCGGGACTCATCGGTCTGTGGCTACTTGGCTAG
- the pyrF gene encoding orotidine-5'-phosphate decarboxylase has protein sequence MTMSARDRLIVGLDLPTVAEAEKIVSTLGDSVDFYKIGYQLAFAGGLEFARDLAASGRKVFLDMKLLDIDNTVAKGVENIAKMGVSMLTLHAYPKAMKAAVEAARGSGLCLLGVTVLTSMDEQDVIDAGYEYDPHTLVLRRAEQARAAGMGGIVCSAEEAAAVRKIIGTDMALVTPGIRPAGADKGDQKRVMTPADALRAGSSHLVVARPVVQAAEPLTAARAILAEMESALSG, from the coding sequence ATGACCATGAGCGCGCGCGACCGGCTGATCGTCGGTCTTGATCTTCCGACGGTCGCCGAGGCGGAAAAGATCGTCTCGACGCTTGGTGACAGCGTCGACTTCTACAAGATCGGCTACCAGCTGGCTTTCGCCGGCGGGCTCGAATTCGCACGCGACCTTGCCGCCAGCGGCAGGAAGGTGTTCCTCGACATGAAGCTGCTCGACATCGACAACACGGTGGCGAAGGGCGTCGAGAACATAGCGAAGATGGGCGTGTCGATGCTGACGCTGCACGCCTATCCCAAGGCGATGAAGGCGGCCGTCGAGGCGGCGCGCGGGTCCGGCCTCTGCCTGCTCGGCGTCACGGTCCTCACCTCGATGGACGAGCAGGACGTCATCGATGCCGGTTACGAATACGATCCGCACACGCTGGTGCTGCGCCGCGCGGAACAGGCGCGTGCTGCGGGAATGGGCGGCATCGTCTGCTCCGCCGAAGAGGCTGCTGCCGTGCGCAAGATCATCGGAACGGACATGGCGCTCGTCACGCCCGGCATCCGGCCTGCCGGCGCCGACAAGGGTGACCAGAAGCGTGTGATGACGCCGGCTGACGCGCTTCGCGCGGGATCGAGCCATCTCGTGGTCGCGCGGCCGGTCGTCCAGGCTGCAGAGCCGTTGACTGCTGCCCGTGCGATACTGGCCGAAATGGAGAGCGCGCTTTCCGGTTGA
- a CDS encoding histidine phosphatase family protein, with protein sequence MFGVYLTHPQVTIDPAIAVPKWGLSELGRDRARAAASNPWVRSLGRIISSHETKALETAAMLARAAGIPVETDEEMGENDRSATGFLPPPAFEEAADWFFAHPNESFKGWERAIDAQTRIWNAVSYILDRHDPAVPIAFIGHGGVGTLLKCRMTGAAIARDADQPAGGGNLFAFRLADRAVTCDWTPMEFWQG encoded by the coding sequence GTGTTCGGCGTCTATCTGACCCATCCGCAGGTTACGATCGACCCGGCAATCGCCGTGCCGAAATGGGGATTGTCCGAGCTCGGCAGGGACCGCGCCCGCGCAGCGGCTTCGAACCCATGGGTCCGGTCCCTCGGCCGCATCATATCCAGCCATGAGACGAAAGCCCTGGAGACCGCGGCCATGCTGGCGCGTGCGGCAGGCATCCCGGTCGAGACCGACGAAGAGATGGGCGAGAACGACCGCTCCGCGACAGGGTTCCTGCCGCCACCGGCGTTCGAGGAGGCCGCCGACTGGTTTTTCGCCCATCCGAACGAAAGCTTCAAAGGCTGGGAGCGGGCGATCGACGCCCAGACGCGCATCTGGAACGCCGTTTCCTATATTCTCGATCGCCATGACCCCGCGGTTCCGATCGCCTTCATCGGTCATGGCGGCGTCGGGACGCTGCTCAAATGTCGCATGACCGGCGCGGCAATCGCGCGCGACGCGGACCAGCCGGCGGGGGGCGGCAACCTCTTTGCTTTTCGCCTTGCGGATCGCGCCGTCACGTGCGACTGGACGCCGATGGAATTCTGGCAGGGGTGA
- a CDS encoding DUF1330 domain-containing protein: MAKGYWIARVDIRDPERYKDYVAAAKPAFEKYGANFLARGGNFHRLEGAVRARNVVIEFPSLQAAVDCYNSPEYQIAAAIRQEVADAEMVVVEGV; the protein is encoded by the coding sequence ATGGCCAAGGGATATTGGATCGCTCGGGTCGATATACGGGACCCTGAACGCTACAAGGACTATGTGGCGGCGGCAAAGCCGGCCTTCGAGAAATACGGCGCCAATTTCCTCGCCCGCGGCGGCAATTTCCACCGGCTGGAAGGCGCGGTTCGCGCCCGCAACGTCGTCATCGAGTTTCCCTCCCTTCAGGCCGCGGTCGACTGTTACAACTCGCCCGAATACCAGATTGCCGCGGCGATCCGGCAGGAAGTGGCCGACGCCGAAATGGTGGTGGTGGAAGGCGTCTGA